A stretch of the Terriglobales bacterium genome encodes the following:
- a CDS encoding nuclear transport factor 2 family protein, with amino-acid sequence MSSLSIDEVRAEVTRFWNVFTSKASDLLEEFYAPDASVFASSSARSEPGRLAVARRKREYFDKQSSVRVQVGYIEVQLLSDDAAVASYTFQFHANRIAAGAGNAVEEDIQHGRATQVFLVDSDHKLRIVHEHFSVSAD; translated from the coding sequence ATGTCGAGTCTGTCCATCGACGAAGTGCGTGCCGAGGTGACTCGTTTCTGGAATGTGTTCACCTCGAAGGCATCCGACCTGCTGGAGGAGTTCTACGCTCCCGACGCGTCGGTGTTTGCTTCCTCTTCGGCTCGCTCTGAACCTGGACGCCTCGCCGTCGCCCGCCGCAAACGCGAATACTTTGACAAGCAGTCGAGTGTCCGCGTTCAGGTTGGCTACATTGAAGTTCAACTTCTATCCGATGATGCGGCGGTCGCGAGTTACACATTCCAGTTTCATGCCAACCGGATTGCGGCCGGAGCCGGTAACGCCGTGGAAGAAGACATCCAGCACGGGCGGGCTACGCAGGTTTTCCTTGTCGACTCCGATCACAAACTCCGAATTGTGCACGAGCACTTCTCGGTTTCCGCCGACTAG
- a CDS encoding MBL fold metallo-hydrolase has translation MNSVRTIAHDVVRIPVKIGNCYIVGGPQRWTLLDAGTEGNHDRIRNIAEQRFGLGARPECIVLTHGHFDHAGSAGQLARHWDIPICAHRLELPYLTGRAKYPPPDPTVGGFMANMVRFFPNRNYDFSEHMRELPMTAVPGMEGWTVYETPGHTPGHISFFRPADRVLLAGDAFATVNQASAFAVLTMKPEVSVPPTYYTCDWEAAYDSVARLSELDPEVIGAGHGEPMFGAAAREGLRRLATEWPQPVKGRYVNQPAKADHTGPVYIPPPAPDPVKWITVGVATAGAIGAGVLWKRRRAA, from the coding sequence ATGAACAGCGTTAGAACAATTGCGCACGACGTCGTCCGCATTCCGGTAAAGATCGGCAACTGTTACATCGTTGGCGGCCCTCAGCGATGGACTCTTTTGGACGCCGGCACCGAAGGAAATCATGATCGAATCCGTAACATCGCCGAACAGCGTTTCGGGCTAGGTGCACGGCCCGAATGCATCGTGCTCACGCATGGCCATTTCGATCATGCAGGCTCGGCAGGACAGTTGGCGAGACATTGGGACATTCCGATTTGCGCGCACCGTCTTGAGCTTCCGTACCTTACCGGACGTGCCAAGTATCCGCCGCCAGATCCAACTGTAGGCGGGTTCATGGCTAACATGGTTCGGTTCTTCCCGAATCGCAATTACGATTTCTCCGAACACATGCGAGAGCTTCCGATGACCGCGGTTCCCGGCATGGAAGGCTGGACCGTCTACGAGACGCCCGGCCATACACCCGGGCACATTTCATTCTTCAGGCCGGCGGATCGTGTGCTCCTCGCTGGCGACGCCTTCGCCACCGTCAATCAGGCCTCTGCCTTTGCGGTTCTTACGATGAAGCCGGAAGTTTCAGTTCCACCGACTTATTACACCTGCGACTGGGAAGCGGCTTATGACTCGGTAGCGCGGCTGTCGGAACTCGATCCTGAGGTCATCGGTGCCGGGCATGGAGAACCGATGTTCGGGGCTGCTGCGCGTGAAGGACTGCGGCGTCTGGCCACCGAATGGCCGCAACCGGTGAAAGGGCGCTATGTAAATCAGCCCGCTAAGGCCGATCACACCGGGCCGGTGTATATACCGCCTCCGGCTCCGGATCCCGTCAAGTGGATTACCGTGGGCGTGGCGACCGCGGGAGCGATCGGAGCTGGCGTCCTATGGAAGCGCCGCCGCGCTGCTTGA